The genomic DNA TTTTCCCAGACAACCAAGATTCGGTAATAACAAGTATGTCGGGGGCGGCATCGACAATCATACAGTTAATGAAATCCAACTTGGGCAGCAAACTCCTCGAATTTAGATGCAGAAGCTTCAAACCATTTATGGCCCGCAGATCCTGCAGTGACCCCAAATCATTAGATCCCAAAGTAGCAGAAGGAGCAGAGCCGGGCAACGCAATACCAGTAGAAACAACCACCAGGTTTCCCTGCACAGCCCTGCTTGGCCTGGAAGCACGACGAGGAAGACGAACTGGGAGGGGGCTGATAGTGGGGATGACACACAAAGCCGTGGTATCCTTACCGGACCATTCAGGAAGCCAGCTGATGCTCCGTAACTCAGTTGCAGTACTCGAGGCAAACGTTGTTGACAAAAGTCCGCTGCCGCTCCGAAGCCCAACTGGGCCGTAGGGAAGCGCAGGCCGCCCTGCTACGGATCCGGGCTGAAGACGAGCCACCACCGCAGCAGGAGCGAAATCCTCCCGGGATGAACCAACGCCAGGATAGGCCGACAGTCCGGCGATCACCTCAACAGTCCCGCCGCAGCATACCGGAAGATACTGCAAATCAGCCAGCAGACCTCCACCGAAGCAGACCAGAGGAGCCAGCAACCCAGACACCAGGCCAATCGCCGCCAGTGCGGGACCGCCACGGCCCGCCGAAGAAAGCAGCGCAGGTGGAGGGAGGTCCAAGCTAGCTGCTGGGCTAGCTGGGCTAGCTGGGCCAGGGTTTAGCTCAACGTCACCGGCCAAGAGGAGTAGCAGCGTCAGCCAGATGAATCCAACAGAAGAGCTCGACGTAGGGACCCCATCCTTACTAGCTGATGATGGGGCTCTGGCACGGCCAATATCCAAGAACCCGGAGAACAGCAGATATTGGCTACCTGCAGTCGGGAAGTAGATTCCCTCCCCATCGTCAGGCAAGAAGTGACAGCGTGACGAGCAAGCGATCAGGCAAAAgattaaaacaatgacaatcaCGCATCTTTGTGGAAAAGTTAAAATAGGAGGCAATCCGCAGTTGAAACGCTGAAAAGTAGGGCGATTAAGACGTTTAAAACGTTTAAAAGTTTGACTCGCTTGAGCAGTGGACGCTGCGGTCGCCATCTTGATTAGAAATGAAGCATAAAGATGTCGCCTCTGGGCCCCTGTGCACACTAGCAACTAGCAACAGGAAATTAAACTTTAGGAAGATTTCTAGTTGTGTTAGGAGAGCTCTGTTTCGGGCTCTGGCTGTCTCCAACCAGGGAAATACAGCAACATCACGAGCACTGGATACTACTGTTAAAATGACTG from Conger conger chromosome 12, fConCon1.1, whole genome shotgun sequence includes the following:
- the LOC133141602 gene encoding uncharacterized protein LOC133141602, giving the protein MATAASTAQASQTFKRFKRLNRPTFQRFNCGLPPILTFPQRCVIVIVLIFCLIACSSRCHFLPDDGEGIYFPTAGSQYLLFSGFLDIGRARAPSSASKDGVPTSSSSVGFIWLTLLLLLAGDVELNPGPASPASPAASLDLPPPALLSSAGRGGPALAAIGLVSGLLAPLVCFGGGLLADLQYLPVCCGGTVEVIAGLSAYPGVGSSREDFAPAAVVARLQPGSVAGRPALPYGPVGLRSGSGLLSTTFASSTATELRSISWLPEWSGGNRSTRRKPTQTRGEHTSSAQRGPPANRDLNPGPPRCEAAVLPTAPSMPRKHILHYFFSQSITLRS